A window from Mangifera indica cultivar Alphonso chromosome 2, CATAS_Mindica_2.1, whole genome shotgun sequence encodes these proteins:
- the LOC123196966 gene encoding probable inactive histone-lysine N-methyltransferase SUVR2 isoform X1: protein MLDFLYVCYTSLTFPVNANYILLSRRVGGHGVQNKFFPNLIRLLKAMEDQERAVRAFAAMKALGIPKNELKPVLLDLLDVFEYNWEPVEADNYRALIDAYFEFKENQEFGGKKVGVVEHDESDIPHKKLHLGRQEDQASIALANSGQTLPLEEDEMPKINSKYGIMENHLARLINRKAATKSAVPQLSCKRKERSSSQLVPGDRKSTQNGESAICSKQPLDAHGCSHRSRENIPTSHCEKKLKPKTNQTVGNMSRLSEPISVVRPGNHNEDDTSACSDSTSCKRNLEIASSSLGEVKLSLNCKFASGERNFRGPNLDEVLKHLEHKYLRPQFSMKKLLKDLCDSFSEVHNKFTSGSGIKHSSHEIYGNVGDHCSAGGQMKKGSKIVHSETDLSKKSINCSGSLNSSNQANQKLPLIHDKKKPIHSISDIAKGAENVKISLVDDTGNEDLPKFTYIPHNIIYQNAYVHISLARIADEDCCSSCSGDCLSFSIPCACARETGGEFAYTRQGLLKEEFLRASMRMEREPHEQHLVYCQDCPIERSKNEHFPENCKGHIVRKFIKECWRKCGCSMQCGNRVVQRGITCRLQVFLTNDGKGWGLRTLQNLPKGAFVCEYVGEVVTNTELYERNMQSDGNRRHTYPVTLDADWGSERVLKDEEALCLDATFCGNVARFINHRCFDANLIDIPVEVETPDRHYYHLAFFTKRELSALEELTWDYGIDFSDVDHPIKAFQCCCGSAFCRDVTQRS from the exons ATGTTGGATTTTTTGTATGTATGTTACACTTCTCTGACGTTTCCTGTTAATGCAAATTATATTTTGCTGAGTAGGAGAGTAGGCGGTCACGGAGTCCAGAACAAGTTTTTTCCAAACTTAATTCGTTTGTTGAAGGCGATGGAAGACCAAGAAAGAGCTGTCAGAGCCTTTGCTGCAATGAAGGCCTTAGGTATTCCTAAAAATGAGTTGAAACCAGTGTTGCTGGACCTCTTGGACGTTTTTGAATATAACTGGGAACCTGTAGAAGCAGATAATTACCGAGCATTAATAGATGCATACTTTGAGTTCAAAGAAAATCAG GAATTTGGAGGCAAAAAAGTAGGTGTTGTGGAACATGATGAATCTGATATACCTCATAAAAAGTTGCATTTGGGACGGCAGGAAGACCAAGCTTCAATAGCATTGGCTAACTCTGGGCAAACATTACCTTTAGAGGAGGATGAAATGCCTAAAATTAATTCCAAATATGGAATTATGGAGAACCATCTGGCACGTTTAATAAACAGAAAAGCTGCAACTAAGTCTGCAGTTCCTCAGCTCAGTTGCAAAAGGAAGGAGCGAAGTTCTTCACAGCTGGTTCCTGGAGATAGAAAATCAACTCAGAATGGGGAGTCCGCAATTTGTTCTAAACAGCCATTGGATGCACATGGCTGTTCTCATAGATCGAGAGAAAATATACCCACTTCGCattgtgaaaaaaaattgaagccaAAAACTAACCAAACTGTTGGTAACATGTCACGTCTTTCAGAACCTATTTCAGTTGTCCGTCCAG GGAATCACAATGAGGACGATACTTCAGCATGCAGTGATAGTACAAGTTGCAAGAGAAATCTTGAAATTGCTTCATCATCTCTGGGAGAGGTGAAGTTATCTCTGAACTGTAAATTTGCCTCTGGTGAGAGAAACTTCAGGGGTCCAAATCTTGATGAAGTTCTGAAACACTTGGAGCATAAATATCTCAGACCTCAATTTTCTATGAAGAAGTTACTGAAAGATTTGTGTGATAGTTTTTCGGAAGTGCATAATAAATTCACTAGCGGATCCGGTATAAAACATTCCTCTCATGAAATATATGGAAATGTTGGGGATCACTGTTCTGCTGGAGGGCAGATGAAAAAAGGTTCTAAAATTGTTCATTCTGAAACTGATCTGAGTAAGAAATCTATAAATTGTTCTGGGTCTTTGAACTCATCTAATCAGGCAAATCAGAAGCTACCTCTCATTCATGACAAGAAGAAGCCCATCCACAGCATCAGTGACATAGCGAAAGGTGcagaaaatgtgaaaatttcaTTGGTAGATGATACTGGGAATGAGGATTTACCAAAATTTACATACATCCCACACAATATAATCTATCAAAATGCTTATGTACACATCTCACTAGCGAGAATTGCAGATGAGGATTGTTGTTCGAGTTGTTCAGGAGATTGCCTTTCATTTTCAATACCATGTGCATGTGCACGTGAAACTGGTGGAGAGTTTGCTTACACACGACAAGGTCTGCTGAAAGAGGAATTTTTAAGAGCTTCTATGCGAATGGAAAGGGAACCTCATGAACAACATCTTGTTTATTGTCAAGACTGCCCAATAGAGAGGTCTAAGAATGAACACTTTCCTGAAAATTGCAAGGGCCATATTGTCAGAAAGTTTATTAAAGAATGCTGGAGAAAATGTGGTTGCAGCATGCAGTGTGGAAATCGAGTTGTACAGCGAGGTATTACATGCAGATTGCAG GTGTTCTTGACCAATGACGGAAAAGGATGGGGTCTTAGAACACTTCAGAATTTGCCTAAAGGAGCCTTTGTCTGTGAATATGTTGGGGAAGTAGTGACTAACACAGAATTATATGAGCGGAATATGCAAAGTGATGGCAATAGGAGACATACATATCCAGTTACATTAGATGCTGACTGGGGTTCTGAGAGAGTTTTAAAGGATGAAGAGGCACTTTGTTTAGATGCAACATTTTGTGGTAATGTTGCAAGGTTTATAAATCATAG ATGTTTTGATGCCAACTTGATTGATATTCCAGTTGAAGTGGAGACTCCTGATCGTCACTATTATCAT CTTGCCTTTTTTACAAAAAGAGAATTGAGTGCTTTAGAAGAACTGACCTGG GATTATGGTATTGACTTCAGTGATGTTGATCATCCTATTAAGGCATTTCAGTGCTGTTGTGGAAGTGCATTCTGCAGAGATGTGACACAAAGAAGTTAG
- the LOC123197014 gene encoding plasmodesmata-located protein 3 isoform X2, giving the protein MKPFSLILLLLFNLFSPFVITSLDFNALVFKNCSSQKITNSADEDANSQTLSSLFQQLVSHSSNSKFFRATAGGDWENNNNGIGISGLFQCRRDLTNQDCFSCVNSLPELSNTLCNKAAVARIQLHGCYFHYQTDEFSIQDTSKFEVIQKVCGEKAEDEGFEDLRDEAFAKMENGIMDGRGFYSGSHEHVQVMAQCEEDIVEGCQCGECISDAVQIARQECDNTISGQVYLDRCLISYDFVPNEKPGNSNKGRGGGSIITGKSVAIVLGGAAALALGFIFLRHVKSHGKKDDI; this is encoded by the exons ATGAAACCTTTCTCCCTTATTCTGCTTCTTCTGTTTAACCTCTTCTCGCCATTTGTGATAACCAGTTTAGATTTTAACGCTTTAGTCTTCAAGAATTGCTCCAGCCAAAAAATCACAAACTCAGCTGATGAAGATGCTAACTCACAAacactttcttctctttttcaacAACTGGTGTCTCACTCTTCTAACTCCAAGTTCTTTAGAGCCACTGCAGGCGGTGATTGGGAAAATAACAACAATGGCATCGGCATCTCTGGTCTCTTTCAGTGCAGAAGAGATTTAACCAACCAGGACTGCTTCAGCTGTGTGAATTCCCTCCCGGAATTATCAAACACTTTGTGCAACAAAGCTGCAGTGGCGAGGATTCAGCTTCATGGTTGTTACTTCCATTACCAGACTGATGAGTTTAGCATTCAAGATACTTCAAAATTCGAGGTTATTCAAAAGGTTTGCGGCGAAAAGGCAGAAGATGAAGGATTTGAAGACTTGAGAGATGAGGCCTTTGCGAAAATGGAGAATGGGATAATGGATGGAAGAGGGTTTTACTCAGGAAGCCATGAGCATGTGCAGGTGATGGCGCAATGCGAAGAAGATATAGTGGAAGGCTGTCAATGTGGTGAATGTATAAGTGATGCTGTGCAGATTGCTCGCCAAGAATGTGACAACACAATTTCAGGCCAAGTTTATTTGGACAGATGCTTAATTAGCTATGATTTCGTTCCAAATGAGAAGCCAGGCAACTCAAACAAAG GGCGAGGGGGAGGGAGCATCATTACAGGAAAATCAGTGGCAATTGTATTGGGAGGAGCAGCGGCTTTGGCTTTAGGCTTCATCTTCCTGAGGCATGTCAAGTCACATGGAAAGAAAGATGATATATG A
- the LOC123196966 gene encoding histone-lysine N-methyltransferase SUVR4 isoform X2, with product MEDQERAVRAFAAMKALGIPKNELKPVLLDLLDVFEYNWEPVEADNYRALIDAYFEFKENQEFGGKKVGVVEHDESDIPHKKLHLGRQEDQASIALANSGQTLPLEEDEMPKINSKYGIMENHLARLINRKAATKSAVPQLSCKRKERSSSQLVPGDRKSTQNGESAICSKQPLDAHGCSHRSRENIPTSHCEKKLKPKTNQTVGNMSRLSEPISVVRPGNHNEDDTSACSDSTSCKRNLEIASSSLGEVKLSLNCKFASGERNFRGPNLDEVLKHLEHKYLRPQFSMKKLLKDLCDSFSEVHNKFTSGSGIKHSSHEIYGNVGDHCSAGGQMKKGSKIVHSETDLSKKSINCSGSLNSSNQANQKLPLIHDKKKPIHSISDIAKGAENVKISLVDDTGNEDLPKFTYIPHNIIYQNAYVHISLARIADEDCCSSCSGDCLSFSIPCACARETGGEFAYTRQGLLKEEFLRASMRMEREPHEQHLVYCQDCPIERSKNEHFPENCKGHIVRKFIKECWRKCGCSMQCGNRVVQRGITCRLQVFLTNDGKGWGLRTLQNLPKGAFVCEYVGEVVTNTELYERNMQSDGNRRHTYPVTLDADWGSERVLKDEEALCLDATFCGNVARFINHRCFDANLIDIPVEVETPDRHYYHLAFFTKRELSALEELTWDYGIDFSDVDHPIKAFQCCCGSAFCRDVTQRS from the exons ATGGAAGACCAAGAAAGAGCTGTCAGAGCCTTTGCTGCAATGAAGGCCTTAGGTATTCCTAAAAATGAGTTGAAACCAGTGTTGCTGGACCTCTTGGACGTTTTTGAATATAACTGGGAACCTGTAGAAGCAGATAATTACCGAGCATTAATAGATGCATACTTTGAGTTCAAAGAAAATCAG GAATTTGGAGGCAAAAAAGTAGGTGTTGTGGAACATGATGAATCTGATATACCTCATAAAAAGTTGCATTTGGGACGGCAGGAAGACCAAGCTTCAATAGCATTGGCTAACTCTGGGCAAACATTACCTTTAGAGGAGGATGAAATGCCTAAAATTAATTCCAAATATGGAATTATGGAGAACCATCTGGCACGTTTAATAAACAGAAAAGCTGCAACTAAGTCTGCAGTTCCTCAGCTCAGTTGCAAAAGGAAGGAGCGAAGTTCTTCACAGCTGGTTCCTGGAGATAGAAAATCAACTCAGAATGGGGAGTCCGCAATTTGTTCTAAACAGCCATTGGATGCACATGGCTGTTCTCATAGATCGAGAGAAAATATACCCACTTCGCattgtgaaaaaaaattgaagccaAAAACTAACCAAACTGTTGGTAACATGTCACGTCTTTCAGAACCTATTTCAGTTGTCCGTCCAG GGAATCACAATGAGGACGATACTTCAGCATGCAGTGATAGTACAAGTTGCAAGAGAAATCTTGAAATTGCTTCATCATCTCTGGGAGAGGTGAAGTTATCTCTGAACTGTAAATTTGCCTCTGGTGAGAGAAACTTCAGGGGTCCAAATCTTGATGAAGTTCTGAAACACTTGGAGCATAAATATCTCAGACCTCAATTTTCTATGAAGAAGTTACTGAAAGATTTGTGTGATAGTTTTTCGGAAGTGCATAATAAATTCACTAGCGGATCCGGTATAAAACATTCCTCTCATGAAATATATGGAAATGTTGGGGATCACTGTTCTGCTGGAGGGCAGATGAAAAAAGGTTCTAAAATTGTTCATTCTGAAACTGATCTGAGTAAGAAATCTATAAATTGTTCTGGGTCTTTGAACTCATCTAATCAGGCAAATCAGAAGCTACCTCTCATTCATGACAAGAAGAAGCCCATCCACAGCATCAGTGACATAGCGAAAGGTGcagaaaatgtgaaaatttcaTTGGTAGATGATACTGGGAATGAGGATTTACCAAAATTTACATACATCCCACACAATATAATCTATCAAAATGCTTATGTACACATCTCACTAGCGAGAATTGCAGATGAGGATTGTTGTTCGAGTTGTTCAGGAGATTGCCTTTCATTTTCAATACCATGTGCATGTGCACGTGAAACTGGTGGAGAGTTTGCTTACACACGACAAGGTCTGCTGAAAGAGGAATTTTTAAGAGCTTCTATGCGAATGGAAAGGGAACCTCATGAACAACATCTTGTTTATTGTCAAGACTGCCCAATAGAGAGGTCTAAGAATGAACACTTTCCTGAAAATTGCAAGGGCCATATTGTCAGAAAGTTTATTAAAGAATGCTGGAGAAAATGTGGTTGCAGCATGCAGTGTGGAAATCGAGTTGTACAGCGAGGTATTACATGCAGATTGCAG GTGTTCTTGACCAATGACGGAAAAGGATGGGGTCTTAGAACACTTCAGAATTTGCCTAAAGGAGCCTTTGTCTGTGAATATGTTGGGGAAGTAGTGACTAACACAGAATTATATGAGCGGAATATGCAAAGTGATGGCAATAGGAGACATACATATCCAGTTACATTAGATGCTGACTGGGGTTCTGAGAGAGTTTTAAAGGATGAAGAGGCACTTTGTTTAGATGCAACATTTTGTGGTAATGTTGCAAGGTTTATAAATCATAG ATGTTTTGATGCCAACTTGATTGATATTCCAGTTGAAGTGGAGACTCCTGATCGTCACTATTATCAT CTTGCCTTTTTTACAAAAAGAGAATTGAGTGCTTTAGAAGAACTGACCTGG GATTATGGTATTGACTTCAGTGATGTTGATCATCCTATTAAGGCATTTCAGTGCTGTTGTGGAAGTGCATTCTGCAGAGATGTGACACAAAGAAGTTAG
- the LOC123208679 gene encoding uncharacterized protein LOC123208679 — MVFPPQVFEIRVNSAHDLALVSKSMKTYVTVSIDSNRKVTTRVDQTGLNNPTWNEKFGFRVDDRFLNDETSVVMVEIYAAAWLKDYLIGSVRVLITHLFGSVSNNALPTRFVALQVRPLSGRPQGIINMGISLLDNTTRSLPLLAELCAAGGAFSDITSIRNYNDAKTKKTHKDDQEVEKLNLSNNPKKNLKLRRSLSDRTDLTSKDNRNQVVVNVDSIMCNDLVLKGNNNNNNNGGVVNESICWMDVGPSASVVAAAIAKGLYKTPAPAANRENEENLKLNVERWRNEDQPNYNYYKMKANSKQSGHARRRTESGGLFSCFGNAFGCEISITCGGGGAGSTQGRYQNCRIYPLSMVGDSICSVHQPYVARFKKEN, encoded by the coding sequence ATGGTGTTTCCTCCCCAGGTTTTTGAAATCAGAGTAAATTCCGCCCATGACTTGGCCCTCGTTTCTAAGAGCATGAAAACTTACGTAACTGTAAGCATCGATTCTAACCGTAAGGTCACCACCAGGGTTGATCAAACTGGCCTCAATAACCCCACTTGGAATGAGAAATTTGGATTTCGAGTCGATGACAGGTTTCTTAACGATGAAACTTCCGTTGTTATGGTCGAAATATATGCGGCAGCGTGGTTGAAAGATTACCTCATTGGCTCCGTTCGTGTTCTCATTACCCACCTGTTTGGTTCTGTTTCGAACAATGCGTTGCCCACGCGATTTGTTGCGTTGCAGGTTCGCCCTCTGTCGGGGCGGCCTCAGGGGATCATCAACATGGGCATCTCGCTTTTGGATAACACAACAAGGAGCTTGCCGCTGTTGGCCGAGCTGTGCGCCGCGGGTGGAGCTTTTAGCGATATAACATCGATAAGAAATTACAACGATGCGAAAACGAAGAAGACGCATAAAGATGATCAAGAAGTTGAGAAATTAAATCTCAGTAATAATCCCAAAAAGAACTTGAAACTACGTCGTTCGTTAAGCGACAGGACGGATTTAACCAGTAAGGATAACAGAAATCAAGTCGTCGTTAATGTTGACTCAATAATGTGCAATGATTTAGTGCTGaaaggaaataataataataataataacggCGGCGTGGTAAACGAGTCAATATGTTGGATGGACGTGGGGCCTTCAGCGTCGGTGGTTGCGGCGGCGATAGCAAAAGGGTTGTACAAGACACCAGCGCCGGCGGCGAATAGGGAGAATGAAGAAAACCTGAAACTGAATGTTGAGAGATGGCGGAATGAGGATCAACCaaattacaattattataaaatgaaagCTAATAGTAAACAGAGTGGACATGCACGGCGGAGAACGGAGAGCGGAGGGTTGTTTTCGTGTTTTGGTAATGCATTTGGGTGTGAAATCTCGATCACATGTGGCGGCGGCGGCGCAGGAAGCACCCAAGGGAGATACCAAAATTGTAGGATTTACCCCCTGAGCATGGTTGGAGATAGTATTTGTAGTGTTCATCAACCTTACGTTGCCAggtttaagaaagaaaattaa
- the LOC123196966 gene encoding probable inactive histone-lysine N-methyltransferase SUVR2 isoform X3, translated as MLDFLYVCYTSLTFPVNANYILLSRRVGGHGVQNKFFPNLIRLLKAMEDQERAVRAFAAMKALGIPKNELKPVLLDLLDVFEYNWEPVEADNYRALIDAYFEFKENQEFGGKKVGVVEHDESDIPHKKLHLGRQEDQASIALANSGQTLPLEEDEMPKINSKYGIMENHLARLINRKAATKSAVPQLSCKRKERSSSQLVPGDRKSTQNGESAICSKQPLDAHGCSHRSRENIPTSHCEKKLKPKTNQTVGNMSRLSEPISVVRPGNHNEDDTSACSDSTSCKRNLEIASSSLGEVKLSLNCKFASGERNFRGPNLDEVLKHLEHKYLRPQFSMKKLLKDLCDSFSEVHNKFTSGSGIKHSSHEIYGNVGDHCSAGGQMKKGSKIVHSETDLSKKSINCSGSLNSSNQANQKLPLIHDKKKPIHSISDIAKGAENVKISLVDDTGNEDLPKFTYIPHNIIYQNAYVHISLARIADEDCCSSCSGDCLSFSIPCACARETGGEFAYTRQGLLKEEFLRASMRMEREPHEQHLVYCQDCPIERSKNEHFPENCKGHIVRKFIKECWRKCGCSMQCGNRVVQRGITCRLQVFLLEIPCVLDQ; from the exons ATGTTGGATTTTTTGTATGTATGTTACACTTCTCTGACGTTTCCTGTTAATGCAAATTATATTTTGCTGAGTAGGAGAGTAGGCGGTCACGGAGTCCAGAACAAGTTTTTTCCAAACTTAATTCGTTTGTTGAAGGCGATGGAAGACCAAGAAAGAGCTGTCAGAGCCTTTGCTGCAATGAAGGCCTTAGGTATTCCTAAAAATGAGTTGAAACCAGTGTTGCTGGACCTCTTGGACGTTTTTGAATATAACTGGGAACCTGTAGAAGCAGATAATTACCGAGCATTAATAGATGCATACTTTGAGTTCAAAGAAAATCAG GAATTTGGAGGCAAAAAAGTAGGTGTTGTGGAACATGATGAATCTGATATACCTCATAAAAAGTTGCATTTGGGACGGCAGGAAGACCAAGCTTCAATAGCATTGGCTAACTCTGGGCAAACATTACCTTTAGAGGAGGATGAAATGCCTAAAATTAATTCCAAATATGGAATTATGGAGAACCATCTGGCACGTTTAATAAACAGAAAAGCTGCAACTAAGTCTGCAGTTCCTCAGCTCAGTTGCAAAAGGAAGGAGCGAAGTTCTTCACAGCTGGTTCCTGGAGATAGAAAATCAACTCAGAATGGGGAGTCCGCAATTTGTTCTAAACAGCCATTGGATGCACATGGCTGTTCTCATAGATCGAGAGAAAATATACCCACTTCGCattgtgaaaaaaaattgaagccaAAAACTAACCAAACTGTTGGTAACATGTCACGTCTTTCAGAACCTATTTCAGTTGTCCGTCCAG GGAATCACAATGAGGACGATACTTCAGCATGCAGTGATAGTACAAGTTGCAAGAGAAATCTTGAAATTGCTTCATCATCTCTGGGAGAGGTGAAGTTATCTCTGAACTGTAAATTTGCCTCTGGTGAGAGAAACTTCAGGGGTCCAAATCTTGATGAAGTTCTGAAACACTTGGAGCATAAATATCTCAGACCTCAATTTTCTATGAAGAAGTTACTGAAAGATTTGTGTGATAGTTTTTCGGAAGTGCATAATAAATTCACTAGCGGATCCGGTATAAAACATTCCTCTCATGAAATATATGGAAATGTTGGGGATCACTGTTCTGCTGGAGGGCAGATGAAAAAAGGTTCTAAAATTGTTCATTCTGAAACTGATCTGAGTAAGAAATCTATAAATTGTTCTGGGTCTTTGAACTCATCTAATCAGGCAAATCAGAAGCTACCTCTCATTCATGACAAGAAGAAGCCCATCCACAGCATCAGTGACATAGCGAAAGGTGcagaaaatgtgaaaatttcaTTGGTAGATGATACTGGGAATGAGGATTTACCAAAATTTACATACATCCCACACAATATAATCTATCAAAATGCTTATGTACACATCTCACTAGCGAGAATTGCAGATGAGGATTGTTGTTCGAGTTGTTCAGGAGATTGCCTTTCATTTTCAATACCATGTGCATGTGCACGTGAAACTGGTGGAGAGTTTGCTTACACACGACAAGGTCTGCTGAAAGAGGAATTTTTAAGAGCTTCTATGCGAATGGAAAGGGAACCTCATGAACAACATCTTGTTTATTGTCAAGACTGCCCAATAGAGAGGTCTAAGAATGAACACTTTCCTGAAAATTGCAAGGGCCATATTGTCAGAAAGTTTATTAAAGAATGCTGGAGAAAATGTGGTTGCAGCATGCAGTGTGGAAATCGAGTTGTACAGCGAGGTATTACATGCAGATTGCAGGTATTTCTACTAGAAATTCCTT GTGTTCTTGACCAATGA
- the LOC123197014 gene encoding plasmodesmata-located protein 3 isoform X1, translating into MKPFSLILLLLFNLFSPFVITSLDFNALVFKNCSSQKITNSADEDANSQTLSSLFQQLVSHSSNSKFFRATAGGDWENNNNGIGISGLFQCRRDLTNQDCFSCVNSLPELSNTLCNKAAVARIQLHGCYFHYQTDEFSIQDTSKFEVIQKVCGEKAEDEGFEDLRDEAFAKMENGIMDGRGFYSGSHEHVQVMAQCEEDIVEGCQCGECISDAVQIARQECDNTISGQVYLDRCLISYDFVPNEKPGNSNKGRGGGSIITGKSVAIVLGGAAALALGFIFLRHVKSHGKKDDIW; encoded by the exons ATGAAACCTTTCTCCCTTATTCTGCTTCTTCTGTTTAACCTCTTCTCGCCATTTGTGATAACCAGTTTAGATTTTAACGCTTTAGTCTTCAAGAATTGCTCCAGCCAAAAAATCACAAACTCAGCTGATGAAGATGCTAACTCACAAacactttcttctctttttcaacAACTGGTGTCTCACTCTTCTAACTCCAAGTTCTTTAGAGCCACTGCAGGCGGTGATTGGGAAAATAACAACAATGGCATCGGCATCTCTGGTCTCTTTCAGTGCAGAAGAGATTTAACCAACCAGGACTGCTTCAGCTGTGTGAATTCCCTCCCGGAATTATCAAACACTTTGTGCAACAAAGCTGCAGTGGCGAGGATTCAGCTTCATGGTTGTTACTTCCATTACCAGACTGATGAGTTTAGCATTCAAGATACTTCAAAATTCGAGGTTATTCAAAAGGTTTGCGGCGAAAAGGCAGAAGATGAAGGATTTGAAGACTTGAGAGATGAGGCCTTTGCGAAAATGGAGAATGGGATAATGGATGGAAGAGGGTTTTACTCAGGAAGCCATGAGCATGTGCAGGTGATGGCGCAATGCGAAGAAGATATAGTGGAAGGCTGTCAATGTGGTGAATGTATAAGTGATGCTGTGCAGATTGCTCGCCAAGAATGTGACAACACAATTTCAGGCCAAGTTTATTTGGACAGATGCTTAATTAGCTATGATTTCGTTCCAAATGAGAAGCCAGGCAACTCAAACAAAG GGCGAGGGGGAGGGAGCATCATTACAGGAAAATCAGTGGCAATTGTATTGGGAGGAGCAGCGGCTTTGGCTTTAGGCTTCATCTTCCTGAGGCATGTCAAGTCACATGGAAAGAAAGATGATATATGGTAA